A DNA window from Synchiropus splendidus isolate RoL2022-P1 chromosome 2, RoL_Sspl_1.0, whole genome shotgun sequence contains the following coding sequences:
- the LOC128754485 gene encoding E3 SUMO-protein ligase ZBED1-like isoform X1 gives MAATSVPASRAKTSKVWDHFTLNSSKTRITCSVCKMDLAYHGSTTTMREHLKRKHFGYLEESLCAKKSNSTNYGFLLERQPCTPQQVAAHTDHALDGFVQMAPLCSTETAERCTDSILHMIVKDMRPLSMVEDEGFQEMIKVFNPNYSLPSKDSFKEMMESEYEGRKMALKSILQGAAGVALTTDVWTSVPAEAYLGVMCHFVGEDWSMQSYSLSTTLLEDGHTAEIIAEWLESVVASFDISPDKINAVVHDNSANVVAAVKILSDKHGWTSVACAGHTLNLVVECATSDNQTMTTCVAAARGLVHHFRVSELASSKLRDKQQKMGTPHQALVSDVSSCWNSTYLMLARLLEQRWPLTAALSDLAVAPKGRPDLDLKPEHWAVLEEFCQAVEPFDGATVILRGHEYVTLSAIPHLVHSLGKSIQSLSFDTSAVQLFQTQVMEQISTRWHELSVFHDDFPNKALLAAALDPRFRKLKFLSPQEAFKVKSIVQSIAFALSKELKQIKSDETESVVTTAVHTPKPGAKSSFIAKVLGPDTSDEEEEDEEQKMNQTVQNEVLVYFGDHPAAKREDPLSWWRTNATRFPTLSKLARVFLCIPATSTPAELLFSAPGNVASKLRAGLSAEHVDMQVFLHHNHRLKNHIGADCVLKVELNT, from the exons ATGGCCGCGACCAGTGTACCCGCGTCGCGAGCAAAAACATCCAAAGTGTGGGACCACTTCACCCTAAATTCGTCAAAGACACGGATCACTTGTTCGGTTTGCAAAATGGACCTTGCTTATCATGGCAGCACGACTACGATGCGGGAGCATTTGAAGCGGAAGCATTTCGGATATTTGGAGGAGTCTCTTTG TGCAAAGAAAAGCAATAGCACAAACTATGGCTTTCTGTTGGAGAGGCAACCGTGTACCCCACAGCAAGTCGCTGCCCACACTGA CCATGCTTTGGATGGCTTTGTCCAAATGGCTCCTCTGTGTTCCACTGAAACGGCGGAAAGATGCACAGACAGCATCTTGCACATGATAGTGAAAGACATGCGGCCTCTGTCGATGGTTGAAGATGAAGGGTTCCAGGAAATGATCAAGGTGTTCAACCCAAATTATTCTCTCCCGTCAAAAGACAGTTTCAAGGAGATGATGGAGAGCGAGTACGAGGGAAGGAAAATGGCGTTGAAGAGTATTCTTCAGGGGGCGGCTGGTGTTGCCCTCACCACTGACGTGTGGACCAGTGTTCCTGCAGAGGCCTATCTTGGGGTGATGTGCCACTTTGTTGGAGAAGACTGGAGCATGCAGTCGTACAGTCTGTCAACAACGCTGCTCGAGGACGGACATACTGCTGAGATCATTGCAGAGTGGCTAGAGAGTGTTGTTGCCTCGTTTGACATATCACCTGACAAGATCAACGCAGTTGTCCACGACAATAGTGCGAACGTTGTCGCGGCAGTGAAGATTTTGTCAGACAAGCATGGATGGACATCAGTGGCATGTGCAGGTCACACCCTGAACCTGGTGGTGGAGTGCGCGACGAGCGACAACCAAACAATGACAACGTGCGTAGCTGCAGCAAGAGGTCTTGTGCATCACTTCCGGGTGAGTGAGTTGGCCAGCAGCAAGCTGAgggataagcagcagaaaatgGGCACGCCTCACCAAGCGCTTGTGTCCGATGTAAGTTCTTGTTGGAACAGTACCTATCTCATGCTAGCCCGGCTGCTGGAGCAAAGATGGCCCCTGACTGCCGCACTGTCTGACCTGGCAGTGGCACCAAAAGGTAGACCCGACCTGGATCTCAAGCCTGAACATTGGGCCGTTCTTGAGGAGTTTTGCCAGGCAGTTGAGCCGTTCGATGGGGCTACAGTGATTCTGAGAGGTCATGAGTATGTTACCCTGTCTGCTATTCCACATCTGGTGCATAGCCTGGGCAAGTCCATCCAGTCTCTATCTTTTGACACCTCAGCAGTCCAGTTGTTCCAGACTCAGGTGATGGAGCAAATAAGTACAAGATGGCATGAACTCTCAGTTTTCCACGATGACTTTCCAAATAAAGCACttcttgctgctgctctggacCCCCGGTTTAGAAAACTCAAATTCTTGTCTCCTCAGGAAGCTTTCAAGGTCAAGAGCATCGTTCAGTCCATCGCATTTGCTTTAAGTAAAGAGCTGAAGCAGATCAAATCCGACGAGACGGAGTCTGTCGTCACCACAGCAGTCCACACACCGAAACCAGGTGCCAAGTCAAGCTTCATTGCTAAAGTGCTGGGACCTGACACcagtgatgaggaagaggaggatgaggagcaaaaaatgaaccaaactgTGCAGAATGAGGTTCTTGTGTACTTTGGGGATCACCCCGCAGCAAAGCGAGAGGATCCGCTGTCATGGTGGAGAACGAATGCCACTCGCTTCCCAACACTTTCCAAGCTTGCGCGGGTGTTCCTGTGTATCCCAGCGACGTCGACACCAGCCGAGCTGCTATTTTCTGCACCGGGGAACGTTGCCTCGAAGCTCCGAGCCGGTCTGAGCGCTGAGCATGTTGACATGCAGGTCTTTCTACACCACAATCACAGGCTGAAGAATCACATAGGCGCGGATTGTGTTCTGAAGGTGGAGTTAAACACTTAG
- the LOC128754485 gene encoding zinc finger BED domain-containing protein 6-like isoform X2, which yields MAATSVPASRAKTSKVWDHFTLNSSKTRITCSVCKMDLAYHGSTTTMREHLKRKHFGYLEESLCAKKSNSTNYGFLLERQPCTPQQVAAHTDHALDGFVQMAPLCSTETAERCTDSILHMIVKDMRPLSMVEDEGFQEMIKVFNPNYSLPSKDSFKEMMESEYEGRKMALKSILQGAAGVALTTDVWTSVPAEAYLGVMCHFVGEDWSMQSYSLSTTLLEDGHTAEIIAEWLESVVASFDISPDKINAVVHDNSANVVAAVKILSDKHGWTSVACAGHTLNLVVECATSDNQTMTTCVAAARGLVHHFREAFKVKSIVQSIAFALSKELKQIKSDETESVVTTAVHTPKPGAKSSFIAKVLGPDTSDEEEEDEEQKMNQTVQNEVLVYFGDHPAAKREDPLSWWRTNATRFPTLSKLARVFLCIPATSTPAELLFSAPGNVASKLRAGLSAEHVDMQVFLHHNHRLKNHIGADCVLKVELNT from the exons ATGGCCGCGACCAGTGTACCCGCGTCGCGAGCAAAAACATCCAAAGTGTGGGACCACTTCACCCTAAATTCGTCAAAGACACGGATCACTTGTTCGGTTTGCAAAATGGACCTTGCTTATCATGGCAGCACGACTACGATGCGGGAGCATTTGAAGCGGAAGCATTTCGGATATTTGGAGGAGTCTCTTTG TGCAAAGAAAAGCAATAGCACAAACTATGGCTTTCTGTTGGAGAGGCAACCGTGTACCCCACAGCAAGTCGCTGCCCACACTGA CCATGCTTTGGATGGCTTTGTCCAAATGGCTCCTCTGTGTTCCACTGAAACGGCGGAAAGATGCACAGACAGCATCTTGCACATGATAGTGAAAGACATGCGGCCTCTGTCGATGGTTGAAGATGAAGGGTTCCAGGAAATGATCAAGGTGTTCAACCCAAATTATTCTCTCCCGTCAAAAGACAGTTTCAAGGAGATGATGGAGAGCGAGTACGAGGGAAGGAAAATGGCGTTGAAGAGTATTCTTCAGGGGGCGGCTGGTGTTGCCCTCACCACTGACGTGTGGACCAGTGTTCCTGCAGAGGCCTATCTTGGGGTGATGTGCCACTTTGTTGGAGAAGACTGGAGCATGCAGTCGTACAGTCTGTCAACAACGCTGCTCGAGGACGGACATACTGCTGAGATCATTGCAGAGTGGCTAGAGAGTGTTGTTGCCTCGTTTGACATATCACCTGACAAGATCAACGCAGTTGTCCACGACAATAGTGCGAACGTTGTCGCGGCAGTGAAGATTTTGTCAGACAAGCATGGATGGACATCAGTGGCATGTGCAGGTCACACCCTGAACCTGGTGGTGGAGTGCGCGACGAGCGACAACCAAACAATGACAACGTGCGTAGCTGCAGCAAGAGGTCTTGTGCATCACTTCCGG GAAGCTTTCAAGGTCAAGAGCATCGTTCAGTCCATCGCATTTGCTTTAAGTAAAGAGCTGAAGCAGATCAAATCCGACGAGACGGAGTCTGTCGTCACCACAGCAGTCCACACACCGAAACCAGGTGCCAAGTCAAGCTTCATTGCTAAAGTGCTGGGACCTGACACcagtgatgaggaagaggaggatgaggagcaaaaaatgaaccaaactgTGCAGAATGAGGTTCTTGTGTACTTTGGGGATCACCCCGCAGCAAAGCGAGAGGATCCGCTGTCATGGTGGAGAACGAATGCCACTCGCTTCCCAACACTTTCCAAGCTTGCGCGGGTGTTCCTGTGTATCCCAGCGACGTCGACACCAGCCGAGCTGCTATTTTCTGCACCGGGGAACGTTGCCTCGAAGCTCCGAGCCGGTCTGAGCGCTGAGCATGTTGACATGCAGGTCTTTCTACACCACAATCACAGGCTGAAGAATCACATAGGCGCGGATTGTGTTCTGAAGGTGGAGTTAAACACTTAG
- the LOC128753294 gene encoding glutamine synthetase-like, producing the protein MRQAARFEPWFGMEQEFTLIDLDSRPYAWPGNGFIPARVSCGVGLNKIYGRDVSICHHKACLYAGIKVFGTNAEALPSQWEFQVGPCEGIEMGDHLWMSRYILHRVCEDFGLVASLDVVPVKSIHVTSGCHVNFSTKEMRSEGGLRYIEDAIEKLSKRHHQHLQVYDPRQGRDNMSRLISHPTTSSFTQFSSAVAERNVSVRIPGLVSRRGCGYLEDRRPASNCDPYTVTAALIETCLLDSLEQEEGRRLEREDQAIVGQ; encoded by the exons ATGAGGCAGGCGGCAAGATTCGAGCCCTGGTTCGGGATGGAGCAGGAGTTCACGCTCATCGATTTAGACTCCAGGCCGTACGCATGGCCCGGCAACGGGTTCATACCAGCGCGAG TGTCCTGTGGTGTGGGTCTGAACAAAATCTACGGCAGAGACGTCAGCATCTGTCACCATAAAGCCTGCTTGTACGCTGGAATAAAGGTGTTTGGAACCAACGCTGAGGCTCTGCCCTCGCAG TGGGAGTTCCAGGTCGGCCCGTGCGAGGGGATCGAGATGGGAGATCATCTGTGGATGTCCCGTTACATTCTGCATCGTGTGTGTGAAGACTTTGGGCTCGTCGCCTCTTTAGATGTCGTACCGGTAAAGAGCATCCACGTGACGTCAGGATGCCACGTGAACTTCAGCACCAAAGAGATGAGGAGTGAAGGAGGGCTCAG ATATATTGAAGATGCCATCGAGAAGTTGAGCAAGCGTCACCACCAACACCTCCAAGTGTACGACCCTCGCCAGGGCAGAGACAACATGTCTCGTCTGATCTCTCACCCCACCACCTCCAGCTTCACTCAGTTCTCCAGCGCCGTCGCCGAGCGGAACGTCAGTGTTCGTATTCCGGGTCTGGTCAGTCGGAGAGGCTGCGGATACTTGGAGGACCGACGACCAGCCTCCAACTGTGACCCCTACACTGTCACTGCGGCTCTCATTGAAACGTGTCTGCTGGACAGCCTTGAGCAGGAAGAAGGACGGCGACTGGAGCGTGAAGATCAGGCAATTGTGGGTCAATGA
- the LOC128753295 gene encoding glutamine synthetase-like, translating to MRQAARFEPWFGMEQEFTLIDLDSRPYAWPGNGFIPARVSCGVGLNKIYGRDVSICHHKACLYAGIKVFGTNAEALPSQWEFQVGPCEGIEMGDHLWMSRYILHRVCEDFGLVASLDVVPVKSIHVTSGCHVNFSTKEMRSEGGLRYIEDAIEKLSKRHHQHLQVYDPRQGRDNMSRLISHSTTSSFTHFSSAVAERNVSVRIPGLVSRRGCGYLEDRRPASNCDPYTVTAALIETCLLDSLEQEEETRVTTEL from the exons ATGAGGCAGGCGGCAAGATTCGAGCCCTGGTTCGGGATGGAGCAGGAGTTCACGCTCATCGATTTAGACTCCAGGCCGTACGCATGGCCCGGCAACGGGTTCATACCAGCGCGAG TGTCCTGTGGTGTGGGTCTGAACAAAATCTACGGCAGAGACGTCAGCATCTGTCACCATAAAGCCTGCTTGTACGCTGGAATAAAGGTGTTTGGAACCAACGCTGAGGCTCTGCCCTCGCAG TGGGAGTTCCAGGTCGGCCCGTGCGAGGGGATCGAGATGGGAGATCATCTGTGGATGTCCCGTTACATTCTGCATCGTGTGTGTGAAGACTTTGGGCTCGTCGCCTCTTTAGATGTCGTACCGGTAAAGAGCATCCACGTGACGTCAGGATGCCATGTGAACTTCAGCACCAAAGAGATGAGGAGTGAAGGAGGGCTCAG ATATATTGAAGATGCCATCGAGAAGTTGAGCAAGCGTCACCACCAACACCTCCAAGTGTACGACCCTCGCCAGGGCAGAGACAACATGTCTCGTCTGATCTCTcactccaccacctccagctTCACTCACTTCTCCAGCGCCGTCGCCGAGCGGAACGTCAGTGTTCGTATTCCGGGTCTTGTCAGTCGGAGAGGCTGCGGATACTTGGAGGACCGACGACCAGCCTCCAACTGTGACCCCTACACTGTCACTGCGGCTCTCATTGAAACGTGTCTGCTGGACAGCCTTGAGCAGGAAGAAGAGACGAGGGTCACCACCGAATTatga
- the LOC128753296 gene encoding glutamine synthetase-like, which yields MSTSESLVLHKNVRERFLSLETVECLVTYVWIDQTGENLKNKTRTLDKEPVGISDIPEWETTSVENDSIQEVYLVPARMFRDPFLRDPNKMVLCEVFNRNRQPAVSNQRSKCSVVMKHVMGFEPWFGMEQEFTLFHPDGRPFGWVTDGSEPEPVSCCVGFNKVFGRDVSICHYKACLYAGIKMFGTNSEDLPSQWEFQVGPCEGIEMGDHLWMSRYILHRVCEDFGLVASLDVVPVKSIHVTSGCHVNFSTKEMRSEGGLRYIEEAIEKLSKRHHQHLQVYDPRQGRDNMSRLISHSTTSSFTHFSSAVAERNVSVRIPGLVSRRGCGYLEDRRPASNCDPYTVTAALIETCLLDSLEQEEETRVTTEL from the exons ATGTCTACATCCGAAAGCCTGGTGCTTCATAAGAATGTGAGGGAGCGCTTCCTCTCCCTGGAGACGGTGGAGTGTCTGGTCACATATGTTTGGATCGATCAAACCGGGGAGAATCTGAAGAACAAAACCCGAACGTTGGACAAAGAGCCTGTCGGGATCTCAG ATATCCCTGAATGGGAGACCACTAGTGTGGAAAATGACAGCATTCAGGAAGTCTATCTGGTTCCGGCCCGGATGTTCCGAGATCCTTTTCTTCGAGACCCCAATAAGATGGTTCTCTGTGAAGTGTTCAACAGGAACAGGCAGCCTGCAG TTTCGAATCAGCGCTCCAAGTGTTCCGTAGTCATGAAGCACGTGATGGGATTCGAGCCCTGGTTTGGGATGGAACAGGAGTTCACCCTTTTTCATCCAGACGGGAGGCCGTTTGGATGGGTGACAGACGGGTCAGAACCTGAACCAG TGTCCTGTTGTGTGGGCTTCAACAAGGTGTTTGGAAGAGACGTCAGCATCTGCCACTATAAAGCCTGCTTGTACGCTGGAATCAAGATGTTTGGAACCAACTCTGAGGATCTGCCCTCGCAG TGGGAGTTCCAGGTCGGCCCGTGCGAGGGGATCGAGATGGGAGATCATCTGTGGATGTCCCGTTACATTCTGCATCGTGTGTGTGAAGACTTTGGGCTCGTCGCCTCTCTAGATGTCGTACCGGTAAAGAGCATCCACGTGACGTCAGGATGCCATGTGAACTTCAGCACCAAAGAGATGAGGAGTGAAGGAGGGCTCAG ATATATTGAAGAAGCCATCGAGAAGTTGAGCAAACGTCACCACCAACACCTCCAAGTGTACGACCCTCGCCAGGGCAGAGACAACATGTCTCGTCTGATCTCTcactccaccacctccagctTCACTCACTTCTCCAGCGCCGTCGCCGAGCGGAACGTCAGTGTTCGTATTCCGGGTCTGGTCAGTCGGAGAGGCTGCGGATACTTGGAGGACCGACGACCAGCCTCCAACTGTGACCCCTACACTGTCACTGCGGCTCTCATTGAAACGTGTCTGCTGGACAGCCTTGAGCAGGAAGAAGAGACGAGGGTCACCACCGAATTatga
- the LOC128754390 gene encoding neuronal acetylcholine receptor subunit alpha-9-I-like — translation MKTMKRRTAAMMIMWISLWVYVSEGARGQYARKLLSDLMEDYSNALRPVEDTDDALNVSLQITLSQIKDMDERNQVLTTYLWIRQAWNDAYLKWNKEDYDDLEMINIPSDLVWKPDIVLYNKADEESSGTSSTNVKLRYNGEIIWDSPAITKSTCVVDVSYFPFDWQQCNLTFGSWTYNGNQVDISLGMDSGDLSDFVENVEWECHGMPAVRNVMMYGCCSDPYTEITYTLLLKRRSSFYIFNLLLPCFLISFLAPLGFYLPADSGEKVSLGVTVLLALTVFQLLVAESMPPAESMPYIGKYYIATMTMITASTSLTIFIMNIHFCGAEARPVPHWAKVLIIDYMSKIFFVYEVGENCTTPESERTQLCPEEPLGDWSVYSDGDFYQNDKDLYRYSSTHNGHHHSKSKPNGDLNSGHHHDRYQTSRLERGEVNVEPTRRFHHIRREELNYDGPPRAQKQLHLNGGLKEKLLYTSEKQQIPACPCCCPCLQHNQVVKNIQYIANCFREQRATCVKAAEWKKVAKVMDRFFMWIFFVMVFLMSILIIAKAS, via the exons atgaagacgatgaagaggaggacagcaGCCATGATGATCATGTGGATCAGTCTCTGGGTGTACG TGTCTGAAGGAGCTCGGGGTCAGTATGCACGCAAGCTTCTGAGCGACCTGATGGAGGACTACTCCAATGCTCTGAGGCCAGTGGAGGACACGGACGATGCTCTGAACGTTTCTCTTCAGATCACGCTGTCACAGATAAAAGACATG GACGAGAGGAACCAGGTTCTGACCACATATCTGTGGATCAGACAGGCGTGGAACGACGCCTACCTCAAGTGGAACAAGGAGGACTACGACGACCTGGAGATGATCAACATCCCCAGTGACCTAGTCTGGAAGCCGGACATCGTCCTCTACAACAA AGCAGACGAGGAGTCTTCAGGTACGTCCAGCACGAACGTGAAGCTGCGCTACAACGGAGAGATCATCTGGGACTCCCCGGCCATCACCAAGAGCACGTGTGTGGTAGACGTCTCCTACTTTCCTTTCGACTGGCAGCAGTGCAACCTCACTTTTGGCTCTTGGACCTACAATGGGAACCAG GTGGACATCAGTTTAGGGATGGACAGTGGAGATCTGTCTGACTTTGTGGAGAACGTGGAGTGGGAGTGTCATGGCATGCCAGCGGTGAGGAATGTCATGATGTACGGCTGCTGCTCGGATCCATACACCGAAATCACCTACACCCTGCTCCTGAAGCGCCGCTCCTCCTTCTACATCTTCAATCTGCTGCTGCCGTGTTTTCTCATCTCCTTCCTGGCTCCCCTTGGCTTCTACTTACCTGCGGACTCTGGAGAAAAGGTTTCTCTGGGGGTGACGGTACTGCTGGCCCTCACTGTGTTCCAGCTGCTGGTGGCTGAGAGCATGCCGCCCGCCGAGAGCATGCCCTACATTG GAAAGTACTACATCGCCACCATGACCATGATTAcagcctccacctccctcaccatcttcatcatgaaCATACATTTCTGCGGCGCTGAAGCGAGGCCTGTACCCCACTGGGCCAAGGTCCTCAtcatcgactacatgtccaAAATATTCTTTGTGTACGAGGTGGGAGAGAACTGCACCACCCCGGAGAGTGAGAGGACGCAGCTGTGTCCGGAGGAGCCCCTGGGAGACTGGAGCGTCTACTCGGATGGAGATTTCTACCAAAACGACAAGGACTTGTACAGGTACAGCAGCACTCACAATGGACATCATCACAGCAAGAGCAAACCCAACGGGGATCTGAACAGCGGGCATCATCACGACCGCTACCAGACCTCCAGACTGGAGAGAGGGGAGGTGAACGTGGAGCCGACCCGACGCTTCCATCATATCAGACGAGAAGAACTCAACTACGATGGTCCTCCTCGAGCTCAGAAGCAGCTGCACTTGAACGGGGGACTGAAGGAGAAGCTACTGTACACatcagagaagcagcagatccCAGCGTGCCCTTGCTGCTGTCCCTGCCTCCAACACAACCAG GTGGTGAAGAACATTCAGTACATCGCAAACTGCTTTCGGGAGCAGAGAGCAACATGTGTCAAGGCAGCAGAGTGGAAGAAGGTGGCCAAGGTGATGGATCGATTTTTCATGTGGATCTTCTTCGTCATGGTCTTCCTCATGAGCATCCTCATTATTGCCAAAGCGTCCTGA